Genomic segment of Paenibacillus sp. FSL R5-0912:
CATCAGTCAATATATATTTATGTGAACAACGGAATTACACTCTAAGGAAACGTATAAAAAGCTTATATATCAAGGAATTATGGCTTAAGGTACGCAACTTCCTAATAAAATAGGACCGCTGAATGAGTAATGCCATATTGTACAAAACCGTTTTATGTGATAATTTCAATTTATATTCTATCCCAAACCTTTATACGGGGTTCATTCTTTTAGGAGGAACTATTAATGAGTAAACAGCTGGATGCAGTCACATTCGGGGAGCCTATGGCCATGTTCTACGCTAATGAAGCCGGCCCCTTGCATGAGGTTACTTCTTTCTCGAAAGCGCTGGCAGGCGCGGAGAGCAATGTGGCCATCGGATTGTCACGCCTGGAGCACCTGACCGGTTATGTGACCAAGCTTGGCGAAGACAACTTCGGCCAATTCATCGCCTTGGCGCTGAATAAAGAGAAAATTGATACGGACAGCATTACAACAACCAAGGAGTTCTCCACCGGCATGCTGATCAAATCCAAAGTGCTGACCGGAGATCCCAAGGTTGAATATTTCCGCAAAAATTCCGCCGCCTCCAAGCTGAGCCTGGCTGACTTCAACGAGGATTATTTCGCTTCTGCAGGTCATTTGCATGTGACCAGTATCTCTTCCGCCCTCTCGGCTTCCTGCCATGAGTTCTCGCTGCATGCCATGGAATTCATGAAGCAGCGCGGCAAAACCGTCTCGCTCGACCCGAATCTGCGCCCGACCCTCTGGCCGGACAAAGAAACCATGGTCAATACCATCAATGACCTGGCGACCCGCTGCGACTGGTTCCTGCCGGGACACGGTGAAGGCAGAATCCTGACCGGCCTTGATACTCCGGAAGAGATTGCCGGTTATTATCTGGAACGCGGCGTATCCCTGGTTGTCATCAAGCTCGGTCCTGAAGGCGCTTATTACAAAACGTCCACCGGTGAAGAAGGTTATGTGGACGGCTTCAAGGTGGAGCAGGTTGTGGATACAGTCGGCGCCGGAGACGGCTTCGCCGTTGGCGTAATCAGCGCCATGCTGGAGAAGCTGAGCGTAGCCCAAGCTGTGAAGCGCGGCAATGCGATCGGCGCGCTCGCCGTAATGTCGCCTGGTGATATGGATGGGCTTCCAACCCGTGACGGGCTGGAGAAATTCATGAACGCTGGCGTATAATAGGCAGTTATCTGAAGCTGCCAGAACAGCCTCCCCCAGAGAAGTGTGATACAGCAAACAAGGGTGCCCAGGAGCCAGGCTAATGGCTTGGGGCACCCTTGTTTGGCAGAGCGGGATTGCGGCAGCTGCTATGAAATGGCGGCATCACGCCCAAGCAGTATCGTTGCGGACTGGAGAGACGTTATTCCGGCGATTCCGGCGATTCCGGCCATTCCGCTTACCTAACGGACTCAGTGCAGTTAGAATAAAATATGTCAAGGTACCGTTTTATTAATCAACTAACAGGAAACGTTTGTTCAATACATTTATTCATTCAATTACCTTGGAGGTTACCATGATAACTAATGAAGCGATGTCTACACTATTGCTTAAAACCAAACCTTCAGGGGCTAGTAATAACCATGAATACGCCCATTTTGTTGAATGGAATGGCTGTATTTTAATTAGTTGTTTTGCAAGAGATTTACCGAGTAGTTTCGATAAAACAACTTACTCAGACCGTACAGACTGCGAGACATCGATAAACCACTTGCACTTGGAGAACCTCTCTATAGCATTAGAATTAATTGACGTATGGGAAAAGATACTCCGTCGTAACTTCGCAGGGGAAGAATTTAATATTGTAGTTACTTGTGAACCTGATGGTAAAGAAGCTGTTGCTCGTTTTTATCAGCTAAGACCGGAGGAAGTTACCTGGTTGAATGAAGAAAATGATCTCGAGAATTATAACCATGAAGCAATACTTCTTCTAAAGGTGCATTAACCTAAAGGGAAACGAGAGCACCACGACATGATGGCAACGTCACTTTGGGGAGAGATATGCGTTGGTTCGATTTCATTTTAAGACAACCCAAGAATCAGAAAGTTTCTGTTTGGAAATAGTCTGCTACATGATTGAGGAGTTTGGTATCTCGGAGGAAGAGGCTGTCGACAGGATAAATGATATGTGGGAAGGAGTCAACTGGAATGATGATATCGAATCCGAAAATTATGATTTAAGATATCATGAGCATCCGAAAGACTGGGCGTGTATTATTTATTTTGGACATGAGTCACAATGGTGGAGAAAAGAGAAACCTGAATTAACTCCACGACCCTATAAAAAGTTGCGCTAACGGAGAACGATAGCTCAATAATACCAAGAAAGCAGCTGATTCATGTGATCGGCTGCTTTTGTTCAATTAAAGGGCAGGACATTTAGTTGAACAAGAGAAGTGGAGGTTTTATGTCGCATTTGACGCATATTGCTCACTAGTGATTTCCAAAAGAGAGCTCGTTTTGAGGGACCCAATATAATAACCAACAGCTGTCTTAAACTGATACATAAAGTTTAGACAACTGTTGGTTTATTGAAATAACGTTTCCCTTTAGTGGAATGTGCGGCTCTGAGTAAAGAAATTCATATTTTTTCTGCAAATATACTTTTTAATATCAAATCTGCACATTCTTCGGAGGTGTTTAAATGAGTGTTGACAGTACAATTATATTGGATATCTTTTGCCATGATTTTATGTTGCCACTCAGATTGATCTTCAGTTCTATTTTCTCTTACAATATTTCTCTGACGGCAAATATCTAAAGGGCAAAATACTTCAACAATGAATAGTGGGTGCTCAGAAAATATATTCTTCACTTTTTCATAATGTGGTTTCAACTCAGGTCTTTCTACCATAATGCCATCAATAAGAACATTTTTCCCATGGTCAGAAAATAATTTAGCTGTATGATACATCATGATAATTGCTTCACTTAAATACTTCCAATAATCTTCACGGAGATAACGTTCACCTATCATTTCTTCAAAAAGGTCATTAGCAACAACATAAAAAAATTCGTTCGATTTTAACTGTAAAGCATCTACTATTGATGTTTTTCCAGCACTTGTAACACCGTTTAAAAATACGATTTTACCTCTGTCCATTCTTTCAATACTCCTTAGTAGTTAAATTAATTCCATTTTAACATTGAAATCAAAAGTTTGGAAATAAAAAACAAATAGAATATAACTATACTCCCCGTTCGCTAAAGAAGATCTTTCATCGACTCGAGAGTCATAGTGATCGTTGCACAGTACGAAGATATTCTGTAATAAAAGAAAGCGTGCTTATTCAACGGGGAACGATAGCAATAAACCGCCTTTTCAACGAAGGCGGTTTCTTATGGTTAAATATCAACATTAGAATTTAACATAGCCAATAAAAAAGGAGCGCCCCATGAAGCCACAGGGCTTAAAGGACGCTCCTTTTGGTACAATCGTTTATAAACCGTTTTATTTCTTCAGCACTGGCGGGCGGACCGACTGGCCCTGCTGCAGCGAAGGCGGAAAACGGTAGGTAATCGGCACAGAGCCGTCCGCATCGTTGATCAGGGAGAGCATAATCTTCGCAGCCTGCATGCCCATCTCATAAGCCGGCTGGCGGATCGTAGTGATGTCCGGATTATAGATCCGGGCGAACTCAGCATCGTCAATCCCGATGACGGACAGCTGGCCGGGAATGGCAATGGCATTACGGTTCGCGTACTTAAGGATCTCGCCCAGTACAAGATCATTGGCGGCAATCAGCGCTGTCGGCGGCTGGGGAAGCCGCAGCAGCTCATCAAGTGCGGTGGCGATTTCTTCCCGCGGCACACTGCGCATATAGGTATCCTGCAGCGGCAGGCCTGCTTCCTCCATAGCCTTTTTGTATCCGCTCATCCGCTCTTTGCGCGGGGTAATAGCGTTCAGGCCAAGCGGCAATGACAAAATGGCGACTGCTTCATGCCTGTGCTTGGTCAGCTCCCTGACCGCTGTCTTCACCGCCATCTCGTTATCGAGCAGCAGGCTCTGGGTCGAGATCCCGTCTACCAGCCGGTCCATGAAGACCAGCGGGTATTCCGCTTCAATCAGCTTAATGTATGGCGCAGGCTGATCTCCGGTCGGGAAAATAATCAGACCGTCCACCTGGCGGGCGACCAGGGTCTCCACATAAGTATTCTCCTTATCCGCATTCTCGTCAGCGTTGCAGATAATGACCTGAATTCCGTGGCGCTGCAGCTCATTCTCAATCGCCCGGATACACTGGATGGACAGCGAGTAATCAATATTGGCCACAATAATACCCACCATATGCGTACGGTTCTGCTTCAGGCTGCGGGCCAGTCCATTCGGCTGGTAGTTAAGCTCATCAATAACCTCAGCGATACGCTGTCTGGTCGCTTCACTCATATATTTGAACCGTTTATTCAAAAATTGCGAAACTGTGCTTTTCGATACGCCCGCTTTCTGGGCCACATCTTCTATGGTCAGCTTTTTCATTTACCCCGCCCCACTCTTCTATATAGAACCAGATCTAGTTGTTACATTACCACTAAGATTACCTAGTGATAAACGGAGAAAAACTTTACTTTCTGATATTACCAAAAAGTATAGCTTTTTTTTAGTAAATTATCTAGAGGAATTGAGCTGAGGGCGCGAAAATTGGAACTATGCGGTGTCGAAGGCTAGGGAAAGGCGATTCGGGATTGGGTGGATAGTGCCGGGGCATTAGCGGCGGGCAGGCGATGGCGATTGGCTAAAGAGAGTGGGCTAGCAGTGAAACATTACGATTGTGATTGCGGGTAGCAGATGGTGTGATATTGGGGTCGGCGGCCGGTATGGGCCAGTGGCGTGATATTGATGATCGGCTTGAGGTAGAAGACAAAGGGCGAACTTACTAAAAAGCGCAGCCAGCATGATAGGATCGGACTGAGATGCGCTTATATTCTCAAAAATCATCATTTCGCCGTGCTTGCGGACTCCATGGCTCTTATTCACTGTAAGTCACCCAAAAACTGCGCAATTGGGAAACAATAAGCGCACTCCAGTCCGCAAGAGTGGTCAAATGTGCCAAATAGAGATAATAAGCGCTTTACAGTCCGTAAGGGATAGGAGTTTGGGAGCAAACCGCAGAATGTGAGAAGCTGGGGTGCTGAAGTGCTGGGGGCTAGAAATCTGAAAATCCGGATATCAGGAGTTGGGGCTTGAAAATTTGGATAATTTAGGAAATTAGGGGTTTGGGAGCAAAAAGAAGAGGTCCCCCGTAATCTCACCGGGCTTCCTCCTGCATCTCCTCGCATGCGTCAGCTCCGGAGCCTCGGGCAGCATCAGTCGACATCTAAGGCAGCACCAAGCTCCAACTCGCGCAATTCATAAATGCTCAATTTCCTTTTTGGGCTGGTGCAACTCAATGTCCGTACACCATGCTCTGCCAATCGGAGTCGGAATACCACTTCCGGCCGAGGAGGATCGCTACTTCCGCTTTACGTTTTGTCCCGTTCACTTCATAAGTAGCCGTCTGCTGCTGCCCCTGAATGTCCATGCCGATCTTGCTGTCCACGTCCTGAATTCCGCCTGTTGCCATGTCGTATAGCCGGCCATGGACGTCGTAACCGTTATGACTATTGTCGCTATAATAGACGAGCAACATATTATCATTCACTTTATCGATTGCAAGATAAGATCTGTATTCGAAGTGTTCATTCTTCAAAGTAAACAGATCAACCGGCGTAACGGTCTCACCGGCTGCGGCCGCAGTTACGTTAACGGCTGAGAGTTTTACCGGGGTTCTGATTCCGCCCTTGCCTAACGTATATGTGCTGCTGGTCATAACCACATGATCGCCGCCGGCAAAGATTACGCCTAATTCGTAATAGCTCTGCGAACCTCCCGCATAGAGCGGAAGGGTATAGATCCGCTTTGCCGTAGCTTCTGATAGCTCAGGCTGACCCTTTGGAGACAGATATAATGTGTAAGGCTCAGTAGGATGTGTGTATTTGGGCTTACTGTAATTTACCATTGGCGGCGGAGGCGACCAGACAATTCCGGCTGATGTCTCGATGGCATGCGCTTTTGTCTTATCTCTGTTCGAAGGCAGCGGCATGTAATACTTCATCCCGCCAAACTCAAATTCCACAGAGCCAATCGGCGGATTGTAAGATTGCGGCGATGCGGAAGAAGTGGCTGCAGGAGATGCCGAAGGCTGAACTGCCGCTGCACCAGAACTTTGGTTGAAGATCGCCGCCAGCTGCCCCATCGGATTGCTGTCCCCCCATTGTCCGAACGGCCAGAGCAGCACGCCGAACAGCAGGACCGCTGCCAGTCCTCCCAAGCCTGCTATACGCCCGAACCGTTGGCGCTGCCCGCTTTTTCCCGAAGAACGCTTCTCGGCAGCCTGTTCGATCCGCGCCATTAGCTGTGGTGTAAAGCCCGGCTCGGCCAGTGGGTTGCGTCCAGCTTTGTCATACCAGTCCTTCGTCCCGCTCATCACATGTACTTGTTCGTCCCCGTACTCTCTCTTCACAGGTCTTCCTCCTTTATCGCCGTTCTCACTTTATTTCTGGCCCGGCCCAGCCGGGATTTGACGGTCCCCTGCGCGATACCGAGCAGAGCGGACATTTCCGCTACTGATAAGTCCTGCTGAATATCCAGCACAAGCACCTCTCTGTACTTATCCGGCAGCTCCATAATGATCTCCCAGATACGGCTCACATATTGATTGCCGATGGCCTCTTTTTCAGCAGACAGGGCTGCTCCAGTATTCTGATGATTACCTAGCGGAGCAAATTTCCGCCAGAAGCTGTTCCGCCTCCAGCTGAACGCGGTGTTGCGCGTGATGGTCAGCAGCCAGGTTTTCAAAGTGGCCTGGCCCCGGTACTTGCCGACACTCTTATATGCCTTAAGGAATACCTCCTGACTGATGTCACTCGCCTGCTCCCGGCTGCGGGTCAAGAAAAAAGCATAGTTCCACACATCCGGGCCGTAAGTCTCCATCATTTCCCGCAGGGTCATGGACGGAGCGATGGTCACGCTATAAGGCATCTCTCTACTTTGCATGCTTCACTCTCCCCTCTCGCCCAATTAGACTCAGCAGATCAGAAACGGTTCCCAGTAAACCCCATATTCATGCAAAAAAATTATTTGTACATAAGAGATGCATACGATTGTCCTCAAATTTACGTTAAAAAAATTTATTTTTTACGTTGTTTTTTACGTTTTTTATCGTAGATTCCTATGGAATGGATGATTATAATAACAGTGCCGGAAGCGATATACTGCGGCAGCACGATAAAGCGGGGGATTCTTTTGAAGACTAAAAAAGTAACGATCACACATATCGCCCAGGCCATGGGCCTCTCACCTGTATCAATCAGCCGGGCACTCAGCAATCAAGCCGGAATCAGCGACGAGCTGAAGGCAGCCATTGTACGGAAAGCAGCGGAAATGGGCTATATTAAGCCCAAAAAGCATACGCCTGCCCGAATTCTGGTGCTGCACCAGAAGCCCTATTCGCATGATAACAGCAATTTCAGCTATATGGTACAAGGGATTGAGCTCGCTTTGCAGAAGGCGGAGACCGATTACAGCATCGAATTTCTGGATAAGGAGAATCAGAATAAGCTGATTCTGCCTTACCGCCTGAGCCGGGGGTTCAAGTTCGACGGGGTTATTCTGATCGGCCGGTTTAATCTGGAATACGCCTCATTTATCCATGAGCAGATTCCGAATCTCATTTTCTATACCGGTTATTCGCCGGCCTATGACTACGACAGTGTATGGTTCAGTTTTCTGGGCGCCGGCTATAAGCAGTGTAAATATCTGCTGGACCGCGGGCACCGCCGGATTGGTTTCATTGGAGATCCCAATGCCTACCGCAACAAGGAAAAGAAAACAGGCATTACCTCTGCATTGGAAGAGCATGGGGTGCCGGTGGATGAGAAGCTTTTTCTGGGGCGGGATGAGACTCTTCACCTGAGACTGTCCGGCCTTATTGCGCACGGCCTGCTGC
This window contains:
- a CDS encoding LacI family DNA-binding transcriptional regulator; the encoded protein is MKTKKVTITHIAQAMGLSPVSISRALSNQAGISDELKAAIVRKAAEMGYIKPKKHTPARILVLHQKPYSHDNSNFSYMVQGIELALQKAETDYSIEFLDKENQNKLILPYRLSRGFKFDGVILIGRFNLEYASFIHEQIPNLIFYTGYSPAYDYDSVWFSFLGAGYKQCKYLLDRGHRRIGFIGDPNAYRNKEKKTGITSALEEHGVPVDEKLFLGRDETLHLRLSGLIAHGLLPSAFICDHDFTAVELIRVLQEQNIKVPGEVSVLSSGNTEVSAFSLPALTTMDLNIEYSCRTVVSTLLKRIAEPGKPAENIAILSTLVERDSVREL
- a CDS encoding phosphotransferase-like protein, which codes for MDRGKIVFLNGVTSAGKTSIVDALQLKSNEFFYVVANDLFEEMIGERYLREDYWKYLSEAIIMMYHTAKLFSDHGKNVLIDGIMVERPELKPHYEKVKNIFSEHPLFIVEVFCPLDICRQRNIVRENRTEDQSEWQHKIMAKDIQYNCTVNTHLNTSEECADLILKSIFAEKI
- a CDS encoding RNA polymerase sigma factor; translated protein: MQSREMPYSVTIAPSMTLREMMETYGPDVWNYAFFLTRSREQASDISQEVFLKAYKSVGKYRGQATLKTWLLTITRNTAFSWRRNSFWRKFAPLGNHQNTGAALSAEKEAIGNQYVSRIWEIIMELPDKYREVLVLDIQQDLSVAEMSALLGIAQGTVKSRLGRARNKVRTAIKEEDL
- a CDS encoding sugar kinase, translated to MSKQLDAVTFGEPMAMFYANEAGPLHEVTSFSKALAGAESNVAIGLSRLEHLTGYVTKLGEDNFGQFIALALNKEKIDTDSITTTKEFSTGMLIKSKVLTGDPKVEYFRKNSAASKLSLADFNEDYFASAGHLHVTSISSALSASCHEFSLHAMEFMKQRGKTVSLDPNLRPTLWPDKETMVNTINDLATRCDWFLPGHGEGRILTGLDTPEEIAGYYLERGVSLVVIKLGPEGAYYKTSTGEEGYVDGFKVEQVVDTVGAGDGFAVGVISAMLEKLSVAQAVKRGNAIGALAVMSPGDMDGLPTRDGLEKFMNAGV
- a CDS encoding LacI family DNA-binding transcriptional regulator, which produces MKKLTIEDVAQKAGVSKSTVSQFLNKRFKYMSEATRQRIAEVIDELNYQPNGLARSLKQNRTHMVGIIVANIDYSLSIQCIRAIENELQRHGIQVIICNADENADKENTYVETLVARQVDGLIIFPTGDQPAPYIKLIEAEYPLVFMDRLVDGISTQSLLLDNEMAVKTAVRELTKHRHEAVAILSLPLGLNAITPRKERMSGYKKAMEEAGLPLQDTYMRSVPREEIATALDELLRLPQPPTALIAANDLVLGEILKYANRNAIAIPGQLSVIGIDDAEFARIYNPDITTIRQPAYEMGMQAAKIMLSLINDADGSVPITYRFPPSLQQGQSVRPPVLKK